Proteins encoded by one window of Pecten maximus chromosome 15, xPecMax1.1, whole genome shotgun sequence:
- the LOC117343100 gene encoding actin-related protein 2/3 complex subunit 2-like, with product MILLEIQNRIVEETLTQKIRNAQEGGKPEAIDITIADFDGVLYHISNPEDDKSKIRVSISLKFYKELQEHGADELIKRVYGSMLVPSEDGYDVSLLFDLDKLPDEYEEAVQKAGLLKRNCFASVFEKYFDFQERGETGNKRAVIPYRDDETMYVEALKDRVTVIFSTIFKDDSDIIIGKVFMQEFKEVRRKHQQAPQVLFTHREPPAELQGTQARTGDNIGYITFVLFPRHTKRDSRDNTINLIHTLRDYLHYHIKCSKAYIHSRMRAKTSDFLKVLNRARPEPQKDRERKTVSGKTFRQN from the exons ATGATTTTGTTAGAAATACAAAATCGTATTGTCGAAGAAACGCTTACGCAGAAAATCAGGAATGCCCAAGAAGG tGGGAAACCTGAAGCTATAGACATCACTATTGCAG atTTCGATGGTGTCTTGTATCACATATCAAATCCTGAGGATGATAAGTCAAAAATCAGG GTCAGCATATCGTTGAAGTTCTACAAGGAACTACAAGAACATGGAGCTGACGAG TTGATAAAGCGAGTGTATGGGTCCATGCTGGTGCCATCAGAAGACG GGTACGATGTGTCCTTGCTGTTTGACCTTGACAAGCTGCCTGATGAATATGAAGAGGCCGTACAGAAAGCTGGACTTCTCAAGAGAAACTGCTTTGCCTCAgtgtttgaaaaatattttgatttccaGGAAAGGGGAGAGACTGGAAATAAGCGAGCTGTGATACCGTACAGAGATGATGAAACCAT GTATGTGGAAGCCCTAAAAGACAGAGTCACCGTGATATTTAGTACAATCTTTAAAGATGATAGTGATATTATTATAGGAAAAGTATTTATGCAA GAATTCAAAGAGGTACGGAGGAAGCATCAACAGGCGCCCCAAGTGTTATTTACACACCGAGAACCTCCAGCGGAACTCCAAGGCACACAGGCTCGCACCGGAGACAACATCGGCTACATCACATTTG TACTGTTTCCTCGTCATACGAAGCGTGATAGTCGAGACAATACAATCAACCTCATTCACACCCTGAGGGATTACCTTCACTACCACATAAAGTGCTCCAAG GCTTACATTCACTCTCGCATGAGGGCAAAGACATCAGACTTCCTTAAGGTGTTAAACCGAGCTCGACCAGAACCTCAAAAGGACAGAGAAAGGAAAACAGTCTC aggGAAGACATTCagacaaaattaa